Proteins from a genomic interval of Balaenoptera musculus isolate JJ_BM4_2016_0621 chromosome 16, mBalMus1.pri.v3, whole genome shotgun sequence:
- the PAOX gene encoding peroxisomal N(1)-acetyl-spermine/spermidine oxidase isoform X2, which produces MQSSGRQAETPGRGPRVLVVGGGIAGLGAAQRLCCHPAFPHLRVLEATARAGGRIRSERSFGGVVEVGAHWIHGPSQGNPVFQLAAKYGLLGEKALSEENQLIETGGHVGLPSVSYASSGGSVSLELVAEMARLFYSLIDQTREFLHAAETPAPSVGEYLKKEIHQHMAGWTEEEETKRLKLAILNNLFNVECCVSGTHSMDLVALAPFGEYTVLPGLDCTFPGGYQGLTDHIMASLPKDVMVFNKPVKTIHWNGSFEEASAPGETFPVLVECEDGSCFPAHHVVVTVPLGFLKERLDTFFEPPLPTEKAEAIRKIGFGTNNKIFLEFEEPFWQPDCQHIQVVWRDTSPLEDAAPKLQDAWFKKLIGFWVLPSFGASQVLCGFIAGLESEFMETLSDEDVLLSLTQVLRRVTGNPRLPAPRSVLRSRWHSAPYTRGSYSYVAVGSSGDDLDLLAQPLPADGRGAQLQVLFAGEATHRAFYSTTHGALLSGWREADRLIALWDSHAQRPEPGSELGSAPRVPGSPGGRPHPFL; this is translated from the exons ATGCAGTCGAGTGGCCGTCAGGCGGAGACCCCGGGCCGCGGCCCGCGGGTGCTGGTGGTGGGCGGCGGCATCGCGGGGCTGGGCGCGGCGCAGAGGCTCTGCTGCCACCCGGCCTTCCCGCACCTGCGGGTTCTGGAGGCCACGGCCCGCGCCGGTGGCCGCATCCGCTCGGAGCGCAGCTTCG gTGGTGTGGTGGAGGTGGGCGCTCACTGGATCCATGGGCCCTCGCAGGGCAACCCCGTCTTCCAGCTGGCTGCCAAGTACGGGCTGCTGGGGGAGAAGGCATTGTCGGAGGAGAACCAGCTGATTGAGACCGGGGGTCACGTGGGCCTGCCCTCTGTGTCCTATGCCAGCTCCGGGGGCAGTGTGAGCCTTGAGCTGGTGGCGGAGATGGCCAGACTGTTCTACAGTCTCATAGACCAGACCAGGGAGTTCCTGCACGCGGCTGAGACCCCCGCACCCAGCGTCGGGGAGTACCTCAAGAAGGAGATCCACCAGCACATGGCCGGCTggacggaggaggaggagaccaAGAGGCTCAAGCTGGCCATCCTGAACAACTTGTTCAACGTGGAGTGCTGTGTGAGTGGCACCCACAGCATGGACCTGGTGGCCCTCGCACCTTTCGGGGAGTACACTGTGCTGCCAGGGTTGGACTGCACCTTTCCTGG GGGCTACCAAGGACTCACAGACCACATCATGGCCTCCTTGCCCAAGGACGTGATGGTTTTTAACAAGCCAGTGAAGACCATTCACTGGAATGGGTCCTTCGAGGAAGCTTCTGCTCCTGGGGAGACGTTTCCAGTGCTGGTGGAATGTGAGGATGGAAGCTGCTTCCCAGCGCATCACGTGGTCGTCACCGTGCCATTAG GTTTTCTTAAAGAACGTCTGGACACCTTCTTTGAGCCGCCACTGCCCACCGAGAAGGCGGAAGCGATCAGGAAAATCGGCTTTGGGACCAACAATAAAATCTTCCTGGAGTTTGAGGAGCCTTTCTGGCAGCCAGACTGCCAGCACATCCAGGTGGTGTGGAGGGACACGTCGCCCCTGGAGGACGCCGCCCCCAAGTTGCAAGATGCCTGGTTCAAGAAGCTTATCGGCTTTTGGGTCCTGCCTTCCTTTGG GGCCAGCCAGGTGCTCTGCGGCTTCATTGCGGGGCTCGAGTCTGAGTTCATGGAGACGCTGTCGGACGAGGACGTGCTCCTGTCTCTGACACAGGTGCTCCGCAGGGTGACAG GGAACCCCCGGCTCCCCGCGCCCAGGAGTGTGCTGAGGTCCCGCTGGCACAGTGCCCCGTACACCCGGGGCTCCTACAGCTACGTGGCCGTGGGCAGCTCCGGGGACGACCTGGACCTgctggcccagcccctccctgcggACGGCAGGGGTGCCCAG CTCCAGGTCCTGTTTGCAGGGGAAGCCACACACCGGGCGTTTTACTCCACCACGCACGGGGCTCTGCTGTCCGGCTGGAGGGAGGCTGACCGGCTCATTGCTCTGTGGGATTCGCACGCACAGCGGCCTGAGCCCGGCTCTGAGCTCGGCTCTGCTCCCCGGGTTCCCGGGTCCCCAGGAGGCCGGCCCCACCCTTTCCTTTGA
- the LOC118882575 gene encoding uncharacterized protein LOC118882575 isoform X4, with the protein MGLPHALGWWRRAAGEGDGECGRVREYPPVPVWASVPTEGESGRPAGQSGCVPFLRRRGDGDQTAEEVPPSSFRRGGERRHLPTRWSAWTLDISSKKVTVARKTSRSNRVTPNHLETLPDISSKKVTVGRRGTKPGREPESRAFGDGGDHWTQRRRGVSSANSWLKRWAWDQP; encoded by the exons ATGGGTCTGCCCCACGCCCTAGGATGGTGGCGGAGGGCCGCCGGGGAGGGCGACGGCGAGTGCGGAAGGGTCCGTGAATATCCCCCGGTGCCGGTGTGGGCAAGCGTCCCCACCGAGGGAGAATCGGGGCGGCCGGCTGGCCAGTCGGGTTGTGTCCCCTTCCTAAGGAGACGTGGGGACGGCGACCAGACGGCGGAGGAGGTGCCTCCTTCTAGCTTCAGACGCGGAGGCGAGCGCCGTCACCTCCCGACCCGGTGGAGCGCGTGGACG TTAGACATCAGCAGCAAGAAGGTGACAGTGGCGAGAAAGACAAGCAGAAGCAATCGAGTCACACCCAACCATCTGGAGACCCTCCCTGACATTAGCAGCAAGAAGGTGACAGTG GGCAGGAGAGGCACGAAGCCCGGCAGGGAGCCTGAGAGTCGCGCCTTCGGCGACGGCGGTGACCACTGGACCCAGAGGCGGCGCGGGGTCAGCAGCGCCAACTCCTGGCTAAAGCGCTGGGCCTGGGACCAGCCATAA
- the PAOX gene encoding peroxisomal N(1)-acetyl-spermine/spermidine oxidase isoform X1: MQSSGRQAETPGRGPRVLVVGGGIAGLGAAQRLCCHPAFPHLRVLEATARAGGRIRSERSFGGVVEVGAHWIHGPSQGNPVFQLAAKYGLLGEKALSEENQLIETGGHVGLPSVSYASSGGSVSLELVAEMARLFYSLIDQTREFLHAAETPAPSVGEYLKKEIHQHMAGWTEEEETKRLKLAILNNLFNVECCVSGTHSMDLVALAPFGEYTVLPGLDCTFPGGYQGLTDHIMASLPKDVMVFNKPVKTIHWNGSFEEASAPGETFPVLVECEDGSCFPAHHVVVTVPLGFLKERLDTFFEPPLPTEKAEAIRKIGFGTNNKIFLEFEEPFWQPDCQHIQVVWRDTSPLEDAAPKLQDAWFKKLIGFWVLPSFGRASQVLCGFIAGLESEFMETLSDEDVLLSLTQVLRRVTGNPRLPAPRSVLRSRWHSAPYTRGSYSYVAVGSSGDDLDLLAQPLPADGRGAQLQVLFAGEATHRAFYSTTHGALLSGWREADRLIALWDSHAQRPEPGSELGSAPRVPGSPGGRPHPFL; the protein is encoded by the exons ATGCAGTCGAGTGGCCGTCAGGCGGAGACCCCGGGCCGCGGCCCGCGGGTGCTGGTGGTGGGCGGCGGCATCGCGGGGCTGGGCGCGGCGCAGAGGCTCTGCTGCCACCCGGCCTTCCCGCACCTGCGGGTTCTGGAGGCCACGGCCCGCGCCGGTGGCCGCATCCGCTCGGAGCGCAGCTTCG gTGGTGTGGTGGAGGTGGGCGCTCACTGGATCCATGGGCCCTCGCAGGGCAACCCCGTCTTCCAGCTGGCTGCCAAGTACGGGCTGCTGGGGGAGAAGGCATTGTCGGAGGAGAACCAGCTGATTGAGACCGGGGGTCACGTGGGCCTGCCCTCTGTGTCCTATGCCAGCTCCGGGGGCAGTGTGAGCCTTGAGCTGGTGGCGGAGATGGCCAGACTGTTCTACAGTCTCATAGACCAGACCAGGGAGTTCCTGCACGCGGCTGAGACCCCCGCACCCAGCGTCGGGGAGTACCTCAAGAAGGAGATCCACCAGCACATGGCCGGCTggacggaggaggaggagaccaAGAGGCTCAAGCTGGCCATCCTGAACAACTTGTTCAACGTGGAGTGCTGTGTGAGTGGCACCCACAGCATGGACCTGGTGGCCCTCGCACCTTTCGGGGAGTACACTGTGCTGCCAGGGTTGGACTGCACCTTTCCTGG GGGCTACCAAGGACTCACAGACCACATCATGGCCTCCTTGCCCAAGGACGTGATGGTTTTTAACAAGCCAGTGAAGACCATTCACTGGAATGGGTCCTTCGAGGAAGCTTCTGCTCCTGGGGAGACGTTTCCAGTGCTGGTGGAATGTGAGGATGGAAGCTGCTTCCCAGCGCATCACGTGGTCGTCACCGTGCCATTAG GTTTTCTTAAAGAACGTCTGGACACCTTCTTTGAGCCGCCACTGCCCACCGAGAAGGCGGAAGCGATCAGGAAAATCGGCTTTGGGACCAACAATAAAATCTTCCTGGAGTTTGAGGAGCCTTTCTGGCAGCCAGACTGCCAGCACATCCAGGTGGTGTGGAGGGACACGTCGCCCCTGGAGGACGCCGCCCCCAAGTTGCAAGATGCCTGGTTCAAGAAGCTTATCGGCTTTTGGGTCCTGCCTTCCTTTGG CAGGGCCAGCCAGGTGCTCTGCGGCTTCATTGCGGGGCTCGAGTCTGAGTTCATGGAGACGCTGTCGGACGAGGACGTGCTCCTGTCTCTGACACAGGTGCTCCGCAGGGTGACAG GGAACCCCCGGCTCCCCGCGCCCAGGAGTGTGCTGAGGTCCCGCTGGCACAGTGCCCCGTACACCCGGGGCTCCTACAGCTACGTGGCCGTGGGCAGCTCCGGGGACGACCTGGACCTgctggcccagcccctccctgcggACGGCAGGGGTGCCCAG CTCCAGGTCCTGTTTGCAGGGGAAGCCACACACCGGGCGTTTTACTCCACCACGCACGGGGCTCTGCTGTCCGGCTGGAGGGAGGCTGACCGGCTCATTGCTCTGTGGGATTCGCACGCACAGCGGCCTGAGCCCGGCTCTGAGCTCGGCTCTGCTCCCCGGGTTCCCGGGTCCCCAGGAGGCCGGCCCCACCCTTTCCTTTGA
- the ECHS1 gene encoding enoyl-CoA hydratase, mitochondrial isoform X2, translating to MAALRALQPSVRALLGTWPGCPAPRSFASSAAFEYIITAKKGKNSNVGLVQLHRPKALNALCDGLIEELNQALQAFEEDPAVGAIVLTGGEKAFAAGADIKEMQNLTFQDCYSSKFLSHWDRLTWVKKPVIAAVNGYALGGGCELAMMCDIIYAGEKAQFGQPEILIGTIPGAGGTQRLTRAVGKSLAMEMVLTGDRISAQEAKQAGLVSKIFPVETLVEEAVKCAEKIASNSKIVTAMAKESVNAAFEMTLTEGIKLEKKLFYSTFATEDRKEGMSAFVEKRKANFKDQ from the exons ATGGCCGCCCTGCGCGCCCTGCAGCCCAGCGTCCGCGCCCTGCTGGGCACTTGGCCCGGCTGCCCCGCGCCGCGCTCCTTCGCCTCGA gcgcAGCCTTTGAATACATCATCACAGCCAAGAAGGGGAAGAACAGCAACGTGGGGTTGGTCCAGCTGCACCGCCCCAAGGCACTCAACGCGCTCTGCGATGGCCTGATCGAGGAGCTCAACCAGGCGCTGCAGGCCTTCGAGGAGGACCCGGCTGTGGGGGCCATCGTCCTCACGGGCGGGGAGAAGGCGTTTGCAG CTGGAGCCGACATCAAGGAAATGCAGAATCTAACGTTCCAGGACTGTTACTCCAGCAAGTTCTTGAGCCACTGGGACCGACTCACTTGGGTCAAGAAGCCAGTCATAGCTGCTGTCAACGGCTACGCC CTCGGTGGTGGCTGTGAACTTGCTATGATGTGTGACATCATTTATGCTGGAGAGAAAGCCCAGTTTGGGCAGCCAGAGATCCTCATAGGAACCATCCCAG GTGCAGGGGGCACCCAGAGACTGACCCGTGCCGTCGGAAAGTCACTGGCCATGGAGATGGTCCTCACTGGTGACCGGATCTCAGCCCAGGAGGCCAAGCAAGCAG GTCTTGTAAGCAAAATTTTTCCTGTTGAGACACTGGTGGAAGAAGCTGTAAAGTGTGCAGAAAAAATTGCCAGCAACTCTAAAATTGTAACAGCGATGGCCAAAGAATCAGTGAATGCAG cttttgaAATGACATTAACAGAGGGCATTAAGTTGGAGAAGAAACTCTTCTATTCAACTTTTGCTACC GAAGACCGGAAAGAAGGGATGTCCGCGTTCGTGGAGAAGAGAAAGGCCAACTTCAAAGACCAGTGA
- the LOC118882575 gene encoding uncharacterized protein LOC118882575 isoform X2 — MGLPHALGWWRRAAGEGDGECGRVREYPPVPVWASVPTEGESGRPAGQSGCVPFLRRRGDGDQTAEEVPPSSFRRGGERRHLPTRWSAWTLDISSKKVTVARKTSRSNRVTPNHLETLPDISSKKVTVGDRPHWSADVKCYAPARSLCSGFFFLFLLALSSRKKLSERLQADRLLILSSFGGWSCHQAGQGARGMTARQERHEARQGA, encoded by the exons ATGGGTCTGCCCCACGCCCTAGGATGGTGGCGGAGGGCCGCCGGGGAGGGCGACGGCGAGTGCGGAAGGGTCCGTGAATATCCCCCGGTGCCGGTGTGGGCAAGCGTCCCCACCGAGGGAGAATCGGGGCGGCCGGCTGGCCAGTCGGGTTGTGTCCCCTTCCTAAGGAGACGTGGGGACGGCGACCAGACGGCGGAGGAGGTGCCTCCTTCTAGCTTCAGACGCGGAGGCGAGCGCCGTCACCTCCCGACCCGGTGGAGCGCGTGGACG TTAGACATCAGCAGCAAGAAGGTGACAGTGGCGAGAAAGACAAGCAGAAGCAATCGAGTCACACCCAACCATCTGGAGACCCTCCCTGACATTAGCAGCAAGAAGGTGACAGTG GGGGATCGTCCTCACTGGTCTGCAGACGTGAAGTGCTATGCTCCTGCTCGGTCGCTGTGCTCTGGgttcttcttcctgtttcttttggCTCTGTCTTCCAGGAAGAAGCTCTCTGAGAG ACTGCAGGCTGACCGGCTCCTGATCCTGAGCAGTTTCGGTGGCTGGTCTTGCCACCAAGCAGGTCAAGGCGCCCGCGGCATGACTGCTA GGCAGGAGAGGCACGAAGCCCGGCAGGGAGCCTGA
- the LOC118882575 gene encoding uncharacterized protein LOC118882575 isoform X3, with amino-acid sequence MGLPHALGWWRRAAGEGDGECGRVREYPPVPVWASVPTEGESGRPAGQSGCVPFLRRRGDGDQTAEEVPPSSFRRGGERRHLPTRWSAWTLDISSKKVTVARKTSRSNRVTPNHLETLPDISSKKVTVGDRPHWSADVKCYAPARSLCSGFFFLFLLALSSRKKLSERLQADRLLILSSFGGWSCHQAGQERHEARQGA; translated from the exons ATGGGTCTGCCCCACGCCCTAGGATGGTGGCGGAGGGCCGCCGGGGAGGGCGACGGCGAGTGCGGAAGGGTCCGTGAATATCCCCCGGTGCCGGTGTGGGCAAGCGTCCCCACCGAGGGAGAATCGGGGCGGCCGGCTGGCCAGTCGGGTTGTGTCCCCTTCCTAAGGAGACGTGGGGACGGCGACCAGACGGCGGAGGAGGTGCCTCCTTCTAGCTTCAGACGCGGAGGCGAGCGCCGTCACCTCCCGACCCGGTGGAGCGCGTGGACG TTAGACATCAGCAGCAAGAAGGTGACAGTGGCGAGAAAGACAAGCAGAAGCAATCGAGTCACACCCAACCATCTGGAGACCCTCCCTGACATTAGCAGCAAGAAGGTGACAGTG GGGGATCGTCCTCACTGGTCTGCAGACGTGAAGTGCTATGCTCCTGCTCGGTCGCTGTGCTCTGGgttcttcttcctgtttcttttggCTCTGTCTTCCAGGAAGAAGCTCTCTGAGAG ACTGCAGGCTGACCGGCTCCTGATCCTGAGCAGTTTCGGTGGCTGGTCTTGCCACCAAGCAG GGCAGGAGAGGCACGAAGCCCGGCAGGGAGCCTGA
- the ECHS1 gene encoding enoyl-CoA hydratase, mitochondrial isoform X1, which yields MAALRALQPSVRALLGTWPGCPAPRSFASRTLGHVDVAGKESLRPLPSPVCPLDLATKSCAAFEYIITAKKGKNSNVGLVQLHRPKALNALCDGLIEELNQALQAFEEDPAVGAIVLTGGEKAFAAGADIKEMQNLTFQDCYSSKFLSHWDRLTWVKKPVIAAVNGYALGGGCELAMMCDIIYAGEKAQFGQPEILIGTIPGAGGTQRLTRAVGKSLAMEMVLTGDRISAQEAKQAGLVSKIFPVETLVEEAVKCAEKIASNSKIVTAMAKESVNAAFEMTLTEGIKLEKKLFYSTFATEDRKEGMSAFVEKRKANFKDQ from the exons ATGGCCGCCCTGCGCGCCCTGCAGCCCAGCGTCCGCGCCCTGCTGGGCACTTGGCCCGGCTGCCCCGCGCCGCGCTCCTTCGCCTCGA GAACTCTTGGCCATGTCGATGTCGCTGGGAAAGAATCTCTGCGGCCTCTTCCTTCACCTGTGTGTCCACTTGACCTAGCTACCAAGTCGT gcgcAGCCTTTGAATACATCATCACAGCCAAGAAGGGGAAGAACAGCAACGTGGGGTTGGTCCAGCTGCACCGCCCCAAGGCACTCAACGCGCTCTGCGATGGCCTGATCGAGGAGCTCAACCAGGCGCTGCAGGCCTTCGAGGAGGACCCGGCTGTGGGGGCCATCGTCCTCACGGGCGGGGAGAAGGCGTTTGCAG CTGGAGCCGACATCAAGGAAATGCAGAATCTAACGTTCCAGGACTGTTACTCCAGCAAGTTCTTGAGCCACTGGGACCGACTCACTTGGGTCAAGAAGCCAGTCATAGCTGCTGTCAACGGCTACGCC CTCGGTGGTGGCTGTGAACTTGCTATGATGTGTGACATCATTTATGCTGGAGAGAAAGCCCAGTTTGGGCAGCCAGAGATCCTCATAGGAACCATCCCAG GTGCAGGGGGCACCCAGAGACTGACCCGTGCCGTCGGAAAGTCACTGGCCATGGAGATGGTCCTCACTGGTGACCGGATCTCAGCCCAGGAGGCCAAGCAAGCAG GTCTTGTAAGCAAAATTTTTCCTGTTGAGACACTGGTGGAAGAAGCTGTAAAGTGTGCAGAAAAAATTGCCAGCAACTCTAAAATTGTAACAGCGATGGCCAAAGAATCAGTGAATGCAG cttttgaAATGACATTAACAGAGGGCATTAAGTTGGAGAAGAAACTCTTCTATTCAACTTTTGCTACC GAAGACCGGAAAGAAGGGATGTCCGCGTTCGTGGAGAAGAGAAAGGCCAACTTCAAAGACCAGTGA
- the LOC118882575 gene encoding uncharacterized protein LOC118882575 isoform X1 produces the protein MGLPHALGWWRRAAGEGDGECGRVREYPPVPVWASVPTEGESGRPAGQSGCVPFLRRRGDGDQTAEEVPPSSFRRGGERRHLPTRWSAWTLDISSKKVTVARKTSRSNRVTPNHLETLPDISSKKVTVGDRPHWSADVKCYAPARSLCSGFFFLFLLALSSRKKLSERLQADRLLILSSFGGWSCHQAGEARSPAGSLRVAPSATAVTTGPRGGAGSAAPTPG, from the exons ATGGGTCTGCCCCACGCCCTAGGATGGTGGCGGAGGGCCGCCGGGGAGGGCGACGGCGAGTGCGGAAGGGTCCGTGAATATCCCCCGGTGCCGGTGTGGGCAAGCGTCCCCACCGAGGGAGAATCGGGGCGGCCGGCTGGCCAGTCGGGTTGTGTCCCCTTCCTAAGGAGACGTGGGGACGGCGACCAGACGGCGGAGGAGGTGCCTCCTTCTAGCTTCAGACGCGGAGGCGAGCGCCGTCACCTCCCGACCCGGTGGAGCGCGTGGACG TTAGACATCAGCAGCAAGAAGGTGACAGTGGCGAGAAAGACAAGCAGAAGCAATCGAGTCACACCCAACCATCTGGAGACCCTCCCTGACATTAGCAGCAAGAAGGTGACAGTG GGGGATCGTCCTCACTGGTCTGCAGACGTGAAGTGCTATGCTCCTGCTCGGTCGCTGTGCTCTGGgttcttcttcctgtttcttttggCTCTGTCTTCCAGGAAGAAGCTCTCTGAGAG ACTGCAGGCTGACCGGCTCCTGATCCTGAGCAGTTTCGGTGGCTGGTCTTGCCACCAAGCAG GAGAGGCACGAAGCCCGGCAGGGAGCCTGAGAGTCGCGCCTTCGGCGACGGCGGTGACCACTGGACCCAGAGGCGGCGCGGGGTCAGCAGCGCCAACTCCTGGCTAA